The genome window CCGCGCACGGATCTCCGCCTCGTTCGCGCGGCCCGCGAGCCCCGTGCGGATCTCTGCCGCCACGACGTCCAGGATGCGCTGGTCGCGCGCGGGGTCGCATTGCGCGCCGGTATGCTCGGGCGCGCGGCCGGCCGGGCGCGCCGCAACGAGGGCGGCCGCCACGATCGCGACGGCGGGAAGGGTGAAGATGGAACGCAACGTACCGTTCTCCGGGAAGATGTGGATCAGGATGTGAGGCGGTCGCACGGCGGACGGTCGAGTCCGATGACAGGATCGCCTCTCCGCCGCGCCTGTCAAGCACCGATCCGATGTCCGCGAAGGCGGACTGCGTGCCGTTGTAGCCGCGAGTTCACTCGCATTTTCGCGCAGAGAATTCTTCCGCCTATTTCTTCACCGCCCCACCCGGACCCTGGAACTGCTGGCGAAACTGATCCCGCCCCCGTGCGTCCGGCCGTCTGTTGTTTGCACTTCATCCCACGAGCATTGCGCGGCGGGAAGCGGCGACGTAGATGAATCGCGCGGGCGCGCCACCTGCCGCCCGGGCATCCACCCGCTCCCCACCAGACCCGATGCAAACGCGCGTTCTTCTCCTCGTCGCCCCCGCCGTGCTCGCGGCGGGGACGGCGGCGGCGCAGGGCCCGGTCGTTCCGGCGCTCGACCGGGCCAACCTCGACACCACCTGCGCGCCCTGCAAGAACTTCTACCGCTACGCCAACGGCGGATGGATCGCCCGCAACCCCATCCCCGCGGCGTACTCGTCGTGGAGCGGCTTCAACGAGCTGCGCGACCGCAACGAGGAGGTGCTGCGCGGCGTGGTCGAGGCGGCCGCGCGGGAGGCCGGCACCACGCGCGACCCCAACACGCGCCGCGTGGGGAACTTCTACGCCACCTGCATGGACTCGTCGCGCGCCGAGGCGGCGGGGATCGGCCCCATCGCCGCCGACCTGCGGCGCCAGGGCGCCATCTCGACGCGACAGCAGCTGGTGGACGAGGTGGTGCTGCAGCACACGCGGGGGACGGGCGTGGTCTTCCGCTTCGGCGGCGACCAGGACCCCCGGAACAGCGCGCGGGTGATCGCCAACCTGGCGCAGGGCGGGCTGGGGCTGCCGGACCGCGACTACTACCTGCGCGACGACTCGGCCAGCCGGAAGACGCGCGCCGACTACCTGGACAACGTCACCGAGATGTTCGTGCTGGCCGGCGAGACGCGGGCCGCCGCGCGCGCCGACGCGGACCGCATCATGGCGCTGGAGACGGCGCTGGCGCGCGCGTCGATGACGCGGGTGCAGCAGCGCGACCCCAACGCGCAGTACCACTGGGTCGCCGTGGCCGAGGCCGACCGGCTGGCGCCGGGCTTCTCGTGGAGCGGCTTCCTGCGCCGCGTGAACGTGCGCGCCGACAGCGTGAACGTGGCGCAGCCGGACTTCTTCAGGGCGGCCGCGCACGAGCTGGCCACGCGCCCGCTGGCCGACTGGCGCGCCTACCTGCGCTACCGCACCCTCAGCCGCGCCGCCGACTGGCTCTCGTCGCCCTTCGTGCGCCAGAGCTTCCGCTACACGCAGGCGCTCACCGGCGCCCGCGAGCAGCAGCCGCGCTGGAAGCGCTGCCTGCGCCTGACCGACAACGCGCTGGGCGACGCGCTGGGCGCCGAGTACGTGCGCGTGGCGTTCACCCCCGAAGCCAAGGCCGCCATGCAGCGGATGGTGGGGAACCTGCGCGCCGCGTTCGCCGACCGCATCCGCGCCAGCACCTGGATGGGCCCGGCCACGCAGCGGCAGGCGCTGGAGAAGCTGGGCGCGTTCGGCACCAAGATCGGCTACCCCGACGTGTGGAAGGACTACACCGGGCTGGAGATCGGCACCGCGGGCCACATCGCCAACCTGCGCGCGCTCGGCGAGTTCGAGGCGCGCCGCGACCGCGGCAAGATCGGCGGGCCGGTGGACCGCACCGAGTGGTTCATGACGGTGCCCACGGTGAACGCGTACTACTCGCCCAACCTGAACGAGGTGGTGTTCCCCGCCGGGCGGCTGCAGCCGCCGTTCTTCCACGTCTCGTACGACGTGGCGGCCAACTACGGCGGCATCGGCGGAACCATCGGGCACGAGATGACGCACGGGTTCGACGACCAGGGGCGCCAGTACGACGCGCGCGGCAACCTGCGCGACTGGTGGACGCCCGAGGACGCGCGCGGCTTCGAGCAGCGCGCGGCGGTGGTGGACCGGCAGTACAGCGCCTACACGGTGCTGGACTCGCTGCACGTGAACGGCAAGCTGACCATGGGCGAGAACATCGCCGACATCGGCGGGCTGTCGGTGGCGTTCCAGGCCATGCAGCGCGAGCTGGCGGGGCAGCCGCGCGCGCTGATCGACGGGTTCACGCCGGAGCAGCGCTTCTTCCTGGCCTACGCGCAGGCGCGCCGCGCCACGTTCCGCGACCAGCAGCTGCGCCTGATGGTGCAGACCGACCCGCACTCGCCCAACGAGTTCCGGGTGAACGGCCCGCTCTCGAACATGCCCGAGTTCGCCGCCGCATTCGGCTGCAAGGCCGGCGACCCCATGGTCCGCTCCGACGCCGACCGCGTGAACATCTGGTAGTTGCCGAGGCGGCGGTATCCGCCCGATTCACGCACGGCCGCGGGGATCACGCCCTGCGGCCGTGCGTGTGTCTGGCATCTGGTGCGTACGAAAATGCCACTGAAGTGGCGGCTACAACGGCACGCAGTCCGCCTGCGCGGACTTCCCGGGCCGCAGCATCGGCGCGATCGGACGGGTCGGTGTCACCCGAACTTTTCGTGGAGGCGTCGAAGCGCGTCCTCCGCCGGGATGGCGCTGGACGGATCACGCTCGTGTGCGGCGATGCGGCCTTGTAGCTCGGATCGCTGATCGTCCGTCAGGCGCGGAGCCGGGTTCTCGGCGGCGATGCTCTCCCAGATCGCGGTGACGAGCGAGATGCGGCGGTCCACGTCGAGCGCGAGGATCGCGTCCATGTCGATGCGGCGCGACGTCGTCCGGACCCTTGGTGCCTCCACCGTCCGCCGGACGCGCGGCCTGGGATCCCGGTGGTGGAAGATGCGCTCGAGCGTTTCGATGGCGGTGCCGCCGAGGTGGTGCTCCTCCTGGCGGAGGATGTAGTCGCGGACGTGCGGGGCCTGCTGTTTGGAGATCGTGAACGCGCCGTAGTAGCCCTGCCACTTGAAGAACCCGCCGGGATCGAGCACCTGCGTGACGAGGTGCGACGACGCGCCTTTCGCGTGCTGCACCACCTCGGAGACG of Longimicrobium sp. contains these proteins:
- a CDS encoding M13 family metallopeptidase, yielding MQTRVLLLVAPAVLAAGTAAAQGPVVPALDRANLDTTCAPCKNFYRYANGGWIARNPIPAAYSSWSGFNELRDRNEEVLRGVVEAAAREAGTTRDPNTRRVGNFYATCMDSSRAEAAGIGPIAADLRRQGAISTRQQLVDEVVLQHTRGTGVVFRFGGDQDPRNSARVIANLAQGGLGLPDRDYYLRDDSASRKTRADYLDNVTEMFVLAGETRAAARADADRIMALETALARASMTRVQQRDPNAQYHWVAVAEADRLAPGFSWSGFLRRVNVRADSVNVAQPDFFRAAAHELATRPLADWRAYLRYRTLSRAADWLSSPFVRQSFRYTQALTGAREQQPRWKRCLRLTDNALGDALGAEYVRVAFTPEAKAAMQRMVGNLRAAFADRIRASTWMGPATQRQALEKLGAFGTKIGYPDVWKDYTGLEIGTAGHIANLRALGEFEARRDRGKIGGPVDRTEWFMTVPTVNAYYSPNLNEVVFPAGRLQPPFFHVSYDVAANYGGIGGTIGHEMTHGFDDQGRQYDARGNLRDWWTPEDARGFEQRAAVVDRQYSAYTVLDSLHVNGKLTMGENIADIGGLSVAFQAMQRELAGQPRALIDGFTPEQRFFLAYAQARRATFRDQQLRLMVQTDPHSPNEFRVNGPLSNMPEFAAAFGCKAGDPMVRSDADRVNIW
- the tnpA gene encoding IS200/IS605 family transposase; the encoded protein is MREPFTQLYLHLVWATWDRMPLIRPDLRQAIYGCIHKQVTKHRCQPLAIGGMDDHVHVLVRFHPMARVSEVVQHAKGASSHLVTQVLDPGGFFKWQGYYGAFTISKQQAPHVRDYILRQEEHHLGGTAIETLERIFHHRDPRPRVRRTVEAPRVRTTSRRIDMDAILALDVDRRISLVTAIWESIAAENPAPRLTDDQRSELQGRIAAHERDPSSAIPAEDALRRLHEKFG